A stretch of the Candidatus Neomarinimicrobiota bacterium genome encodes the following:
- a CDS encoding Rieske (2Fe-2S) protein, whose protein sequence is MSEMPIDSEENEPKLTSRRTFLDSMLGLTLLGWLGAMIYPVLRYLVPPKQPDLNVSSLDAGLLETFKTNTAKIMRFGRKPVIIVREKSGDFKALSATCTHLDCTVQYKEDTEQIWCACHNGIYDLEGRNISGPPPKPLIPYNVTIKDEKILITKGESV, encoded by the coding sequence ATGAGTGAAATGCCTATAGATTCAGAGGAAAATGAACCAAAGCTGACCTCACGACGCACTTTCCTAGATAGCATGCTGGGGCTCACCTTGTTAGGCTGGTTGGGTGCAATGATTTATCCAGTTCTTCGATATCTGGTTCCGCCCAAGCAGCCAGATTTGAACGTGAGTAGTCTGGATGCCGGTCTGCTGGAAACCTTCAAAACAAATACAGCTAAAATTATGCGCTTTGGTCGGAAGCCAGTCATTATTGTCAGAGAGAAAAGCGGTGATTTTAAAGCGCTATCGGCCACCTGTACTCATCTTGATTGTACCGTACAATATAAAGAAGATACCGAACAAATCTGGTGTGCCTGTCATAATGGTATTTATGATTTGGAAGGTCGAAATATTTCTGGACCGCCACCGAAGCCACTAATCCCTTATAATGTGACCATCAAGGACGAGAAAATACTTATTACTAAAGGCGAGAGTGTTTGA
- a CDS encoding cytochrome bc complex cytochrome b subunit: MSALTWLEERFDIAAVTKFASKKQVPIFYGTIWYYLGGISLFLFIIQILTGMLLALYYQPGAETSFESLKFIVSKVEFGWLMREIHSWAANLFVLTIFMHMFTVFFSKAYRKPRELTWVTGMILLGLAMFFGFSGYLLPWNELAYFATKVGTDIAGAVPFIGDFLVKVLRAGDDVSGATLTRFYSIHTSILPLIFFVVLGVHLILIQVQGMSVPASIESTPPSKRKSMPFFPNFVVRDLVVWLIVLNIIALLAVFFPWELGLKADSLASAPAGIRPEWYFMFMFQTLKLLPSHVWLLEGEVFGILLFGLGGLVWLLIPFLERPKHSQLWSIFGIGMLAYMIVLTVWGYVV; encoded by the coding sequence ATGTCTGCTTTGACCTGGCTTGAAGAACGATTTGATATCGCCGCGGTAACAAAGTTTGCATCAAAAAAACAGGTGCCGATATTCTACGGAACGATATGGTATTATCTAGGAGGCATATCACTCTTCCTGTTTATCATCCAGATTCTGACCGGAATGCTACTGGCCCTGTATTACCAACCCGGCGCAGAAACTTCATTTGAAAGTCTCAAATTTATTGTAAGCAAGGTTGAATTTGGCTGGTTGATGCGTGAAATACATAGTTGGGCTGCCAATCTTTTTGTACTCACCATATTTATGCACATGTTCACAGTATTTTTTTCCAAAGCCTACCGGAAGCCTAGAGAGCTCACCTGGGTTACGGGTATGATTCTGCTGGGTCTGGCCATGTTTTTCGGTTTTTCGGGATATTTGTTGCCCTGGAATGAATTGGCTTATTTTGCAACTAAAGTTGGAACTGATATCGCCGGTGCAGTCCCCTTTATAGGCGATTTCCTGGTGAAGGTCCTGCGTGCAGGGGATGATGTGTCCGGAGCTACCCTAACCCGGTTTTATAGTATCCACACCTCTATTCTACCGCTGATATTCTTTGTGGTTCTTGGTGTCCATTTGATCTTGATCCAAGTCCAGGGTATGAGCGTGCCTGCCTCCATCGAAAGCACGCCACCCAGCAAACGAAAATCCATGCCCTTCTTTCCTAATTTTGTAGTTAGGGATTTGGTCGTTTGGCTGATAGTCCTGAACATCATAGCACTTCTCGCAGTCTTTTTCCCTTGGGAACTGGGACTAAAAGCCGATTCTTTGGCCTCAGCTCCTGCAGGCATTCGGCCAGAATGGTATTTTATGTTCATGTTTCAGACCTTAAAACTTTTGCCGTCCCATGTGTGGCTCCTTGAAGGTGAAGTGTTTGGAATACTTTTGTTTGGATTAGGTGGCCTGGTCTGGCTCCTCATTCCCTTTCTTGAGAGGCCAAAACATTCCCAGTTATGGTCAATTTTTGGGATTGGGATGCTGGCCTATATGATCGTACTTACTGTGTGGGGATATGTCGTATGA